The Oceanithermus desulfurans genome has a window encoding:
- a CDS encoding outer membrane lipoprotein carrier protein LolA: MRRGLALLVLLGLPALAVSAEALFDQVAQVLDQSPWEARLQGRIVTPGGDAQEADLIVKTLPEKQIVRIEFQKPDALADNYVVITPDKVYNYLFLTNQVVVYPRAKARIEGLGFDLSRMGDLRKLGEEGEVVWDAPQEVRFQKRPAWHVVGRAPDPDASGFARVEVWIDREEKRPLRTAFYDAEGQPLSDLEWTAFKTARFTADDLVAFPPDAEWIEKK, from the coding sequence ATGCGGCGGGGGCTGGCCCTGCTCGTCCTGCTCGGCCTGCCGGCCCTCGCCGTGAGCGCCGAGGCCCTGTTCGACCAGGTGGCCCAGGTGCTCGACCAGAGCCCTTGGGAGGCGCGCCTGCAGGGGCGGATCGTCACCCCCGGCGGCGACGCCCAGGAGGCCGACCTGATCGTCAAGACCCTTCCGGAAAAGCAGATCGTGCGCATCGAGTTCCAGAAGCCCGACGCGCTCGCCGACAACTACGTGGTCATCACCCCGGACAAGGTCTACAACTACCTCTTCCTCACCAACCAGGTCGTCGTCTACCCGCGCGCCAAGGCGCGCATCGAAGGGCTGGGCTTCGACCTCTCGCGGATGGGCGACCTGCGCAAGCTGGGCGAGGAGGGCGAGGTCGTCTGGGACGCGCCCCAGGAGGTCCGCTTCCAGAAACGGCCCGCCTGGCACGTCGTCGGCCGCGCCCCCGACCCCGACGCCTCGGGGTTCGCGCGCGTCGAGGTCTGGATCGACCGCGAGGAGAAGCGGCCGCTGCGCACGGCCTTTTACGACGCCGAGGGGCAGCCGCTCTCCGACCTGGAGTGGACGGCGTTCAAGACCGCCCGCTTCACCGCGGACGACCTGGTGGCCTTCCCCCCCGACGCCGAGTGGATCGAGAAGAAGTAG
- a CDS encoding protoglobin domain-containing protein yields MDFHAIAQRAIGDMPPETRFRPEDAEVIRAHRDLILPLAEEYVTSFYDVLFAHEPTRDVFEEGERPEREATQVDFFRRIVEGPHDDEFFAWLAFVGPVHVVRQVSNPMMLAMLDYMVLYVMKKFRGHEDAEAVTEAFVRLGATLGAIISYGYEVAWQEALQNVVGMPPALVQRMVHEEAQRMFPLRSHGAS; encoded by the coding sequence ATGGACTTCCACGCGATCGCCCAGCGCGCCATCGGCGACATGCCGCCCGAGACCCGCTTCCGCCCCGAGGATGCCGAGGTCATCCGCGCCCACCGCGACCTGATCCTGCCCCTCGCCGAGGAGTACGTGACCAGCTTCTACGACGTGCTCTTCGCCCACGAGCCCACCCGCGATGTCTTCGAGGAGGGGGAGCGGCCCGAGCGCGAGGCCACCCAGGTCGACTTCTTCCGGCGCATCGTCGAGGGGCCGCACGACGACGAGTTCTTCGCCTGGCTCGCCTTCGTGGGGCCGGTGCACGTCGTGCGCCAGGTCAGCAACCCGATGATGCTGGCCATGCTCGACTACATGGTGCTCTACGTGATGAAGAAGTTCCGCGGCCACGAGGACGCCGAGGCCGTCACCGAGGCCTTCGTGCGGCTGGGCGCGACCCTGGGCGCGATCATCAGCTATGGCTACGAGGTGGCCTGGCAGGAGGCGCTGCAGAACGTGGTGGGCATGCCGCCCGCGCTGGTACAGCGGATGGTGCACGAAGAAGCGCAGCGGATGTTCCCGCTGCGCAGCCACGGCGCGTCCTGA
- a CDS encoding roadblock/LC7 domain-containing protein: MTKQEQLQQILRELKQALPELRSVVVASTDGLPIVHDSADAPRVAAMAATALGLGKRISQTTELGSLEETIVRGNQGYFVVYAAGDKGVLALAAPAGANLGLIHLEAREFATRLAQVL, translated from the coding sequence ATGACCAAACAAGAACAGCTGCAACAGATCCTTCGCGAACTCAAGCAGGCCCTCCCCGAGCTGCGCAGCGTCGTGGTGGCCTCCACCGACGGTCTGCCGATCGTCCACGACTCCGCCGACGCCCCGCGGGTCGCGGCCATGGCCGCGACCGCCCTGGGCCTCGGCAAGCGCATCAGCCAGACGACCGAGCTCGGCAGCCTCGAGGAGACGATCGTGCGGGGCAACCAGGGCTACTTCGTCGTCTACGCCGCCGGCGACAAGGGCGTGCTCGCCCTCGCCGCGCCCGCGGGCGCCAACCTGGGCCTCATCCACCTGGAGGCCCGCGAGTTCGCCACCCGCCTGGCGCAGGTGCTCTAG
- a CDS encoding GTP-binding protein, with product MEPLKVVVSGPVGAGKSTLIRTLSETEIVDTDARASEAIGKDLTTVAMDYGTLRLDDQLLYLFGTPGQERFDFMWDVLTEGALGLVLLVRGDRPQDFPQARRQLDYLLSQQPVPYVVGVTRQDRPPVWGPDEVALYLGQPPERVVGLNATEPASAVRPLVRLLELML from the coding sequence GTGGAACCACTAAAGGTCGTCGTCTCGGGGCCGGTGGGCGCGGGCAAGAGCACGCTCATCCGCACCCTCTCGGAGACCGAGATCGTCGACACCGACGCCCGCGCCAGCGAGGCCATCGGTAAGGACCTCACCACGGTGGCCATGGACTACGGCACCCTGCGGCTCGACGACCAGCTGCTCTACCTCTTCGGCACCCCCGGGCAGGAGCGCTTCGACTTCATGTGGGACGTGCTCACCGAGGGGGCCCTGGGGTTGGTGCTGCTCGTCCGCGGCGACCGCCCCCAGGACTTCCCCCAGGCGCGCCGCCAGCTGGACTACCTGCTCTCCCAGCAGCCCGTCCCCTACGTCGTCGGCGTCACCCGCCAGGACCGCCCCCCGGTCTGGGGCCCCGACGAGGTCGCCCTCTACCTGGGGCAGCCGCCGGAGCGCGTCGTGGGCCTGAACGCCACCGAACCCGCGAGCGCGGTCCGCCCCCTCGTGCGCCTCTTGGAGCTCATGCTCTGA
- a CDS encoding DUF4388 domain-containing protein, producing MAIFGNLNHMSLGDLLPLLSVQDGALEIFNLEQHPRVTLYFTGGLLQCLYVGGRAAEPLQARSIVGRLVAARRGSFEFAPGARMRRCPQPLGWPLDQLLLATVTVQDEIQGLERSLPHPDTIFALTAERAPEDARLSDFWQRAAALLRRGASARELARRLGMPLEHARYYLLKLRQLELLAPVRARGGQERRASAAARLLGSLRRRFFGDRQAWNH from the coding sequence ATGGCCATTTTCGGAAACCTGAACCACATGTCTTTGGGGGATCTGCTCCCGCTTTTGTCGGTGCAGGACGGCGCCCTGGAGATTTTCAACCTCGAGCAGCACCCGCGGGTCACCCTCTACTTCACGGGCGGTTTGTTGCAGTGCCTCTACGTCGGCGGCCGGGCGGCCGAGCCGCTGCAGGCGCGGAGCATCGTCGGCCGTCTGGTCGCGGCCCGGCGCGGCAGCTTCGAGTTCGCCCCCGGCGCCCGGATGCGCCGCTGCCCCCAGCCGCTGGGCTGGCCCCTGGACCAGCTGCTCCTCGCCACGGTGACCGTGCAGGACGAGATTCAAGGCCTCGAGCGCAGCCTTCCGCACCCCGACACCATCTTCGCGCTGACCGCCGAGCGCGCCCCGGAGGACGCCCGGCTCTCGGACTTCTGGCAGCGCGCCGCGGCGCTGCTGCGCCGCGGGGCCTCGGCGCGCGAGCTGGCGCGGCGGCTGGGAATGCCGCTCGAGCACGCCCGCTACTACCTGCTCAAGCTGCGGCAGCTCGAGCTGCTGGCGCCGGTGCGCGCCCGCGGCGGTCAGGAACGCAGGGCCTCGGCGGCGGCGCGGCTGCTGGGCTCGCTGCGGCGGCGCTTCTTCGGAGACCGGCAGGCGTGGAACCACTAA
- a CDS encoding response regulator transcription factor → MPKILLIEDDPQVAQLLRLALEQKGHSIYWATSGVEAMRYLPKADLLALDLGLPDVDGVELLRRARALRPRLPVLVLTAKDDEHTKVYCLEIGADDYMTKPFSVLEFTARVQALLRRSYGSPRIRVGPLELDSEGYRATLEGRELKLSKTEFALLRTLASAPGRVWSRSELLEAVWGLTFDGTDRVVDVYINMLRKKLGDDPRNPHFIETMVGVGYRLLELKRENPTVF, encoded by the coding sequence ATGCCGAAGATTCTGCTGATCGAAGACGATCCCCAGGTGGCCCAGCTGTTGCGCCTCGCCCTCGAGCAGAAGGGGCACAGCATCTACTGGGCGACCAGCGGCGTCGAAGCCATGCGCTACCTACCCAAGGCCGACCTGCTGGCGCTCGACCTCGGTCTCCCCGACGTGGACGGGGTGGAGCTGCTCCGCCGCGCCCGCGCGCTGCGCCCCCGGCTGCCGGTGCTGGTGCTGACGGCCAAGGATGACGAGCACACCAAGGTTTACTGCCTCGAGATCGGGGCCGACGACTACATGACCAAGCCCTTCTCGGTCCTCGAGTTCACCGCGCGGGTGCAGGCGCTGCTGCGGCGCAGCTACGGCAGCCCGCGGATCCGCGTGGGTCCGCTCGAGCTCGACAGCGAGGGGTACCGCGCCACCCTCGAGGGGCGCGAGCTCAAGCTCTCCAAGACCGAGTTCGCGCTGCTGCGCACCCTGGCCAGCGCCCCCGGCCGGGTCTGGAGCCGTAGCGAGCTCCTGGAGGCGGTCTGGGGGCTGACCTTCGACGGCACCGACCGGGTCGTCGACGTCTACATCAACATGCTGCGCAAGAAGCTGGGCGACGACCCCCGCAACCCCCACTTCATCGAGACGATGGTGGGGGTGGGCTACCGCCTGCTCGAGCTCAAGCGGGAAAACCCGACGGTTTTTTAA
- a CDS encoding ATP-binding protein — MPRVTVQTLAEILRDLRPHLGQPNFPHALYRALREHVSRRAAVAAEDLRFPDPSPQEAPRLVEAEVRVWWPDGHPPALEELLRTLIRAHATIGDLRGELLAIEDQSSRSARMLSVLAHEIKNPLFAVLGSLELLTQRGLEGEVHKLIETAHTSAQRMHALVNDSLQLVALEQEGVRLKAERLSLNGLLEELAGEVEPVALASGVHLRVVPLRGDAELLGDRRWLLQALLNLALNAVKYTPEGGRVVLRAVADGTRVGVQVEDTGPGIAADDLERIFEPFQRADTQKEGSGLGLAIVKRVVEAHGGEVRVESQAGRGSRFRVELPRLQPGRRGGAGLGLRVLVLTALAGLILARFPLFPVPVEADTPEGRVALTQERTLPQGGTVRLGTARLRFDPGSRAQVSARRSLWGGALSAAVRLPVGGVAVRRDGATPRLDLSLNRAELAPRGTDFLAQSGEVDRISLYDGKLALSAPGFQGELAPGEGAAVSANGVEKRRLLAAPQVRLRTLDDGRLELRWLPVEGAVRYRITLLAGGVPVQVVEVDAGPWIYEPQQDRSLTVQVQALDDLGLAGAPSPARPYEERGSFYRGHRSFVAGDYAAAAELLAQALEQDPTQPAAWLEYGLASLRLGKNDAAREALERAVQLEPGYEARVLLPLAQALEAQGDLEGAAAYYQRARSRQELSREATLGLIRAYLKLDRYDAAEAAACAWLVGRPDDAEAAELLRRALDGAGKEYAEPGCPLFQKPAPKPAPPPPPRPRPEPKPEPPPPPPQQCNPFCN, encoded by the coding sequence ATGCCGCGGGTGACCGTTCAGACCCTCGCCGAGATCCTCCGTGACCTGCGCCCCCACCTGGGCCAGCCCAACTTCCCGCACGCGCTCTACCGGGCGCTGCGGGAGCACGTCAGCCGCCGCGCGGCGGTGGCCGCCGAGGATCTGCGCTTCCCCGATCCGTCGCCCCAGGAGGCGCCGCGGCTGGTCGAGGCCGAGGTGCGGGTCTGGTGGCCCGACGGGCACCCGCCGGCGCTGGAGGAGCTGCTGCGCACGCTGATCCGCGCCCACGCCACCATCGGCGACCTGCGCGGCGAGCTGCTGGCCATCGAGGACCAGTCGTCGCGCAGCGCCCGCATGCTCAGCGTCCTCGCACACGAGATCAAGAACCCCCTCTTCGCGGTGCTCGGCAGCCTCGAGCTGCTCACCCAGCGCGGCCTCGAGGGCGAGGTGCACAAGCTGATCGAGACGGCCCACACCAGCGCCCAGCGGATGCACGCCCTGGTCAACGACTCGCTGCAGCTCGTCGCGCTGGAACAGGAGGGCGTACGCCTCAAGGCGGAGCGGCTCTCGCTGAACGGCCTGCTCGAGGAGCTGGCGGGCGAGGTCGAGCCGGTGGCCCTGGCCTCGGGGGTGCACCTGCGGGTGGTGCCCCTGCGCGGCGACGCCGAGCTTCTGGGCGACCGCCGCTGGCTGCTGCAGGCCCTCCTCAACCTGGCCCTCAACGCCGTCAAGTACACCCCCGAAGGGGGCCGCGTCGTGCTGCGCGCCGTCGCGGACGGCACCCGGGTGGGTGTCCAGGTCGAGGACACCGGCCCCGGGATCGCCGCGGACGATCTGGAGCGGATCTTCGAGCCTTTCCAGCGCGCCGACACCCAAAAGGAGGGGAGCGGCCTGGGGCTGGCCATCGTCAAGCGGGTGGTCGAGGCCCACGGGGGCGAGGTGCGGGTGGAGAGCCAGGCCGGGCGCGGCAGCCGCTTCCGGGTCGAGCTGCCGCGGCTGCAGCCGGGCCGGCGCGGCGGCGCCGGGCTGGGCCTGCGGGTGCTGGTGCTCACCGCACTCGCGGGGCTGATCCTGGCCCGCTTCCCCCTCTTTCCCGTCCCGGTGGAGGCCGACACCCCGGAGGGGCGGGTCGCGCTCACCCAGGAACGGACGCTGCCCCAGGGCGGTACGGTGCGGCTGGGCACGGCGCGTCTGCGCTTCGACCCCGGCAGCCGCGCCCAGGTCAGCGCCCGCCGCAGCCTCTGGGGCGGTGCGCTCAGCGCCGCGGTGCGGCTGCCCGTGGGCGGGGTGGCCGTGCGCCGCGACGGCGCGACGCCGCGGCTGGACCTGAGCCTGAACCGCGCCGAGCTGGCCCCCAGGGGCACCGACTTCCTCGCCCAGAGCGGCGAGGTCGACCGCATCAGCCTCTACGACGGAAAACTCGCCCTCAGCGCCCCCGGGTTCCAGGGGGAGCTGGCCCCGGGCGAGGGGGCGGCGGTGAGCGCCAACGGCGTGGAGAAGCGCCGCCTGCTCGCGGCCCCGCAGGTGCGGCTGCGCACGCTGGACGACGGGCGGCTCGAGCTCCGCTGGCTGCCCGTGGAGGGGGCGGTGCGCTACCGCATCACGCTGCTCGCCGGCGGCGTGCCGGTGCAGGTGGTCGAGGTCGACGCCGGCCCCTGGATCTACGAACCGCAGCAGGACCGCAGCCTGACCGTGCAGGTGCAGGCGCTCGACGACCTGGGGCTCGCGGGCGCGCCCTCCCCGGCGCGGCCCTACGAAGAGCGCGGCTCCTTCTACCGCGGCCACCGCAGCTTCGTCGCCGGCGACTACGCCGCGGCCGCCGAGCTGCTGGCGCAGGCGCTGGAGCAGGACCCCACCCAGCCCGCGGCCTGGCTCGAGTACGGCCTGGCCTCGCTGCGGTTGGGCAAGAACGACGCCGCCCGCGAGGCTTTGGAGCGGGCGGTGCAGCTGGAGCCCGGCTACGAGGCGCGCGTCCTCCTGCCCCTGGCCCAGGCGCTGGAGGCCCAGGGCGACCTCGAGGGAGCCGCGGCCTACTACCAGCGGGCGCGGAGCCGGCAGGAGCTGAGCCGCGAGGCCACCCTGGGGCTGATCCGCGCCTACCTGAAGCTGGACCGCTACGACGCGGCCGAGGCCGCCGCCTGCGCCTGGCTTGTGGGACGGCCCGACGACGCCGAGGCCGCCGAGCTGCTGCGCCGCGCCCTGGACGGCGCCGGTAAGGAGTACGCCGAGCCCGGCTGCCCGCTCTTCCAGAAGCCGGCGCCCAAGCCCGCCCCGCCACCCCCGCCGCGGCCGCGGCCCGAACCCAAGCCCGAGCCCCCGCCGCCTCCGCCGCAGCAGTGCAACCCGTTCTGCAACTAG
- a CDS encoding response regulator transcription factor, with translation MEAMAEKRILVVEDEARIADVLERYLRAEGFVTERAASGKRALELWRAFRPDLILLDLMLPEIGGLEVARTIRAQSDVPILMVTAKAEEVDRLVGLELGADDYITKPFSPREVVARVRAVLRRVGGGARAARIYRVGAIAVDLDAFEARCGEAPVALSPTQLRLLAALAQAEGRALSRHELLDQLGEAYVDARTVDAHVKNLRRRLGPCGAQIETVRGVGYRLRGSSS, from the coding sequence ATGGAAGCCATGGCCGAAAAGCGCATTCTGGTCGTCGAGGACGAGGCCCGCATCGCCGACGTGCTCGAGCGTTACCTGCGGGCCGAGGGGTTCGTGACCGAGCGCGCGGCCAGCGGCAAGCGCGCGCTCGAGCTGTGGCGGGCCTTCCGGCCCGACCTGATCCTGCTCGACCTGATGCTCCCCGAGATCGGCGGGCTCGAGGTGGCCCGCACCATCCGCGCCCAGTCGGACGTGCCCATCCTGATGGTCACGGCCAAGGCCGAGGAGGTGGACCGGCTCGTGGGGCTCGAGCTGGGCGCCGACGACTACATCACCAAGCCCTTCAGCCCCCGCGAGGTGGTGGCGCGGGTGCGGGCGGTGCTGCGGCGCGTCGGCGGCGGCGCCCGCGCCGCCCGGATCTACCGCGTGGGCGCGATCGCGGTGGACCTCGACGCCTTCGAGGCCCGCTGCGGCGAGGCGCCGGTCGCGCTCAGCCCCACGCAGCTGCGGCTGCTGGCGGCGCTGGCGCAGGCCGAGGGGCGGGCGCTCTCGCGCCACGAGCTCCTCGACCAGCTGGGCGAGGCCTACGTGGACGCCCGCACCGTCGACGCCCACGTCAAGAACCTGCGCCGCCGCCTCGGCCCCTGCGGCGCCCAGATCGAGACCGTGCGCGGCGTGGGCTACCGCCTGCGCGGTTCGTCTTCTTAA
- a CDS encoding c-type cytochrome: MKKLTATLLLLALALGFAFAADGEALYTQYCQACHQADGEGLPGTYPFIGGPIKNLSTFDGGREFVIATTLFGLKGELVQRGYTYDGFMPGYAPVLDDEEAAALLNWILEQASWKRPGTQAAAAAYTPEEVARVRTLQLSPEQVHELLTKVEEVMHATNPPGGNR, from the coding sequence ATGAAGAAGTTGACGGCGACGCTCCTGCTCCTCGCGCTGGCCCTGGGGTTCGCGTTCGCGGCGGACGGGGAGGCGCTCTACACCCAGTACTGCCAGGCCTGCCACCAGGCCGACGGCGAGGGCCTTCCCGGCACCTACCCGTTCATCGGCGGCCCGATCAAGAACCTCTCCACCTTCGACGGCGGCCGGGAGTTCGTGATCGCCACCACCCTCTTCGGGCTCAAGGGCGAGCTCGTGCAGCGCGGTTACACCTACGACGGCTTCATGCCGGGCTACGCGCCCGTGCTGGACGACGAAGAGGCGGCCGCCCTGCTGAACTGGATCCTCGAGCAGGCCAGCTGGAAGCGGCCGGGCACCCAGGCCGCCGCGGCCGCCTACACCCCCGAGGAGGTGGCGCGGGTGCGCACGTTGCAGCTCTCCCCGGAGCAGGTGCACGAACTCCTGACCAAGGTCGAGGAGGTCATGCACGCCACCAACCCCCCAGGCGGCAACCGTTAG
- a CDS encoding c-type cytochrome, with product MKKAAWVGTLVLALGLVYAADAGVLYARYCQVCHREDGSGTPGTFPSLGGSVRKLATFERGREYLIAVTLFGLKGMLVQGPYTYERFMPGYAPLLDDAEVAALLNWIRARFGWTRPAPAPVRPFTPEEAARMRARSLSPEQVHELLIEAEEILQTAPFRGAPPP from the coding sequence ATGAAGAAGGCCGCATGGGTCGGGACCTTGGTGCTCGCGTTGGGGCTGGTGTACGCGGCCGACGCGGGCGTTCTCTACGCCCGTTACTGCCAGGTCTGCCACCGGGAGGACGGCTCGGGCACCCCCGGCACCTTCCCCTCCCTGGGGGGCTCGGTGCGGAAGCTGGCGACCTTCGAACGGGGGCGGGAGTACCTGATCGCCGTCACCCTCTTCGGCCTGAAGGGGATGCTGGTGCAGGGTCCGTACACCTACGAGCGCTTCATGCCCGGCTACGCCCCGTTGCTCGACGACGCCGAGGTGGCCGCGCTGCTCAACTGGATCCGCGCGCGCTTCGGCTGGACCCGCCCGGCCCCGGCGCCGGTGCGGCCCTTCACCCCCGAAGAGGCGGCCCGCATGCGGGCCCGGTCGCTGAGCCCCGAGCAGGTGCACGAGCTGCTGATCGAGGCCGAGGAGATCCTGCAGACCGCGCCGTTCCGCGGCGCCCCGCCCCCCTAG
- a CDS encoding sensor domain-containing protein, which yields MNTTERVFMEPNLSWILLFVSAALIVGLAGTWRKRRSALLTGLGLAFTALGLALGGAAGWGATGLGLALIVWAVVAPRPRAGSRALELSVDERGRLVRSRNLEPLLGWVTEEVHGEPFAGLVYPEDRPLWEKVQEQVLETGEATTLELRAVHAAGRLVWLRVFVEPSAEGLRLEAFEVTPYKLAEQTLRRQERLLKGVSDATRTMLAAKDDLAWPLNKAMATLAMSLGAERAYLYKVEDHPETGRRRASLQVEWVRDVLKTRIDSPLSGELVENDPRFARWFRELEHGQVIAGPVAQLPGEERLMLEASGVGSILLLPLLIGGAFWGFAGFELTETGRRFGHEMIRVLRTAAASLAAGIERVERTRELSVQRSLLERINEAAGDGILAVDAQWRPLFYNKRFLEIWGLSAEELSTEGSAGLSVLTRRTKNPKRFAEVLLELHERPDRNVHIELRLKDGRILQASSAPLDGGETGGRVWFMRDVTEARRLEQALARSEERFRTILQNTSDITAVLDEEMRIRYISPAVEAVLGHKVRDLVGLTVGESIHPDDRPAAERSLRAALEDPSRPIHVTFRIRSASGETRWLEVRGRNLLANPAVRGVLVSARDITEHKVYEAQIEHMAYYDALTGLANRRMLRERVEEAIRELGDGGGFAFVYIDLDRFKNVNDTLGHDIGDALLVQVARRLEEQTGPGDVLARLGGDEFGLLARRDDQEGVLELAQRLIQVLRPPFNVEGHHIHVSGSAGIALYPADGETFEQLLRHADIAMYRAKDDKVHLQFYSPHLNVYTHERFQLETDLRTAMQSGSLILYYQPIQNVQGEMRGLEALVRWEHPTRGQIFPEEFLPLIEEAGLATGFDRQILTQAVRQIARWRGAEPPVWVSVNVGYASLLDPGFLGFLEQLFKEERVEPERLLIEVTETQASRDPEQTKRVLGQLKELGVQLALDDFGQGYSSLSYLSDFPIDLIKIDRAFISGVPFRTKDAGIVRMIVALASQLGIDVLAEGVETETQREWLQHVGVHYLQGYAISEALPPAELPFGEAS from the coding sequence TTGAACACCACGGAGCGCGTATTTATGGAACCGAATCTGAGCTGGATTCTCCTCTTCGTATCGGCCGCGCTCATCGTGGGGCTGGCGGGAACGTGGCGCAAGCGACGTTCGGCGTTGCTGACGGGCCTGGGCCTCGCGTTCACCGCGCTGGGCCTCGCTCTGGGCGGGGCCGCGGGCTGGGGCGCGACCGGGTTGGGCCTCGCCCTGATCGTCTGGGCCGTGGTGGCGCCGCGGCCGCGGGCGGGCAGCCGGGCGCTGGAACTGAGCGTGGACGAGCGGGGGCGCCTGGTGCGCTCCCGCAACCTCGAGCCGCTGCTGGGCTGGGTGACCGAGGAGGTGCACGGCGAGCCCTTCGCCGGGCTGGTCTACCCCGAAGACCGGCCCCTCTGGGAAAAGGTGCAGGAGCAGGTCCTCGAGACCGGCGAGGCCACGACCCTGGAGCTGCGGGCGGTGCACGCCGCGGGCCGCCTCGTCTGGCTGCGCGTCTTCGTGGAGCCGAGCGCCGAGGGGCTGCGGCTCGAGGCCTTCGAGGTCACCCCCTACAAGCTCGCCGAACAGACGCTGCGGCGCCAGGAGCGCCTGCTCAAGGGCGTTTCCGACGCCACCCGCACCATGCTGGCGGCCAAGGACGACCTGGCCTGGCCGCTGAACAAGGCCATGGCCACCCTGGCCATGAGCCTGGGGGCGGAGCGCGCCTACCTCTACAAGGTGGAGGACCACCCCGAGACCGGCCGCCGCCGCGCCTCGCTGCAGGTGGAGTGGGTGCGCGACGTGCTCAAGACGCGGATCGACAGCCCGCTCTCGGGCGAGCTGGTGGAGAACGACCCACGCTTCGCACGCTGGTTCCGCGAGCTCGAGCACGGTCAGGTGATCGCAGGTCCGGTCGCGCAGCTGCCGGGGGAGGAGCGGTTGATGCTCGAGGCCAGCGGCGTGGGCTCGATCCTGCTGCTACCGCTCCTCATCGGCGGGGCCTTCTGGGGCTTCGCGGGCTTCGAGCTCACCGAGACGGGCCGCCGCTTCGGCCACGAGATGATCCGGGTGCTGCGCACCGCGGCGGCCTCGCTGGCCGCCGGGATCGAGCGCGTCGAGCGCACCCGCGAGCTTTCGGTGCAGCGCTCGTTGCTCGAGCGCATCAACGAGGCCGCCGGCGACGGCATCCTGGCCGTGGACGCCCAGTGGCGCCCGCTCTTTTACAACAAGCGCTTCCTGGAGATCTGGGGCCTGAGCGCCGAGGAGCTCTCCACCGAAGGGAGCGCAGGACTCTCGGTGCTGACCCGCCGCACCAAGAACCCCAAGCGCTTCGCCGAAGTGCTGCTGGAGCTGCACGAGCGCCCCGACCGCAACGTCCACATCGAGTTGCGGCTCAAGGACGGCCGCATCCTCCAGGCCTCCTCGGCGCCGCTCGACGGCGGCGAGACCGGGGGGCGCGTCTGGTTCATGCGCGACGTCACCGAGGCCCGCCGCCTCGAGCAGGCGCTGGCCCGCAGCGAGGAGCGCTTCCGCACGATCCTGCAGAACACCTCGGACATCACCGCGGTGCTCGACGAGGAGATGCGCATCCGCTACATCAGCCCCGCGGTCGAGGCGGTGCTGGGGCACAAGGTGCGCGACCTCGTGGGGCTGACGGTGGGCGAGAGCATTCACCCCGACGACCGGCCCGCCGCCGAGCGCTCCCTGCGCGCGGCGCTGGAGGACCCCTCGCGGCCCATCCACGTCACCTTCCGCATCCGCTCGGCCTCGGGCGAGACCCGCTGGCTCGAGGTGCGCGGCCGCAACCTGCTGGCCAACCCCGCGGTGCGCGGCGTGCTGGTGAGCGCCCGCGACATCACCGAGCACAAGGTCTACGAGGCCCAGATCGAGCACATGGCCTACTACGACGCCCTGACCGGGCTGGCCAACCGGCGCATGCTGCGCGAGCGCGTCGAGGAGGCGATCCGCGAGCTCGGCGACGGGGGCGGCTTCGCCTTCGTCTACATCGACCTGGACCGCTTCAAGAACGTCAACGACACCCTGGGGCACGACATCGGCGACGCCCTGCTGGTGCAGGTGGCGCGCCGCCTCGAGGAGCAGACCGGTCCCGGCGACGTGCTGGCCCGCCTCGGCGGCGACGAGTTCGGGCTGCTGGCGCGTCGCGACGATCAGGAGGGGGTGCTCGAGCTGGCCCAGCGCCTCATCCAGGTCCTGCGACCCCCCTTCAACGTCGAGGGCCACCACATCCACGTCTCCGGCAGCGCCGGCATCGCCCTCTACCCCGCCGACGGCGAGACCTTCGAGCAGCTGCTGCGCCACGCGGACATCGCCATGTACCGCGCCAAGGACGACAAGGTCCACCTGCAGTTCTACTCGCCCCACCTCAACGTCTACACCCACGAGCGCTTCCAGCTCGAGACCGACCTGCGCACCGCCATGCAGTCGGGCAGCCTGATCCTCTACTACCAGCCCATCCAGAACGTGCAGGGGGAGATGCGCGGCCTCGAGGCGCTGGTCCGCTGGGAACACCCCACCCGCGGGCAGATCTTCCCCGAAGAGTTTCTGCCCCTGATCGAGGAGGCGGGGCTGGCCACCGGCTTCGACCGTCAGATCCTCACCCAGGCGGTGCGCCAGATCGCCCGCTGGCGCGGCGCCGAACCGCCGGTCTGGGTCAGCGTCAACGTCGGCTACGCCTCGCTCCTCGACCCCGGCTTCCTGGGCTTCCTCGAGCAGCTCTTCAAGGAGGAACGGGTAGAGCCCGAGCGGCTGCTGATCGAGGTCACCGAGACCCAGGCCTCGCGCGACCCCGAGCAGACGAAGCGGGTGCTGGGGCAGCTCAAGGAGCTGGGGGTGCAGCTCGCGCTCGACGATTTCGGCCAGGGCTACTCCTCGCTCAGCTACCTCTCCGACTTCCCCATCGACCTGATCAAGATCGACCGCGCCTTCATCAGCGGCGTGCCCTTCCGCACCAAGGACGCCGGCATCGTGCGGATGATCGTGGCGCTGGCCAGCCAGCTGGGCATCGACGTGCTGGCCGAGGGCGTCGAGACCGAGACCCAGCGCGAGTGGCTCCAGCACGTGGGCGTCCACTACCTTCAGGGCTACGCGATCAGCGAGGCCCTGCCCCCCGCCGAGCTGCCCTTCGGCGAGGCCTCGTAG